The following are encoded in a window of Streptomyces sp. 11x1 genomic DNA:
- a CDS encoding AraC family transcriptional regulator — MSTRGETRWTRATLGRPDRPLDLLTARFDRHRYAPHTHEEFSIGICVRGASYIDYRGGALTVGEGSIVVLAPGEVHTGESAFGTYAYRALYPAPALLTDGILGGTPHFRDPLLHDPELAAALSNAHAELSTCPDPLETESRLPWLLTALARRHSTSRLTSDRLPGADSISLAVRDRLADELVAPPSLADLATDLGLSRYQLLRAFRTTMGMPPYAWLAQHRVARARALLEAGARPAEAAVQVGFADQAHMTRWFRKVLGVTPAAYRNSVQDRRR, encoded by the coding sequence GTGAGCACACGTGGTGAGACCCGATGGACCCGTGCGACCCTCGGCCGTCCCGACCGCCCCCTGGACCTCCTGACCGCCCGCTTCGACCGCCACCGCTACGCCCCGCACACCCACGAGGAATTCAGCATCGGCATCTGTGTCCGGGGCGCCTCGTACATCGACTACCGGGGCGGCGCCCTGACGGTGGGGGAGGGCTCGATCGTCGTCCTGGCCCCCGGCGAGGTCCACACCGGCGAGTCGGCCTTCGGCACCTACGCCTACCGCGCCCTCTACCCGGCCCCCGCCCTGCTCACCGACGGCATCCTCGGCGGCACCCCGCACTTCCGCGACCCCCTCCTCCACGACCCCGAGCTCGCCGCCGCCCTGAGCAATGCCCACGCCGAGCTGAGCACCTGCCCCGACCCGCTGGAGACCGAGTCCCGCCTGCCCTGGCTGCTCACGGCCCTGGCCCGCCGCCACTCGACGTCCCGCCTCACCTCCGACAGACTCCCCGGCGCCGACTCGATCTCCCTCGCCGTACGCGACCGCCTCGCCGATGAGCTGGTTGCTCCCCCCTCCCTCGCCGACCTCGCCACCGACCTGGGCCTCTCCCGCTACCAACTCCTCCGCGCCTTCCGTACGACGATGGGCATGCCGCCGTACGCGTGGCTGGCCCAGCACCGGGTGGCGCGGGCCCGGGCCCTGCTGGAGGCGGGCGCCCGCCCGGCGGAAGCGGCGGTCCAGGTGGGCTTCGCGGACCAGGCGCACATGACGCGCTGGTTCAGGAAGGTGCTGGGAGTGACCCCGGCGGCGTACCGCAACAGCGTTCAAGACCGACGCCGCTGA
- a CDS encoding DUF6907 domain-containing protein — protein MAFQLSQVDDETPGLDFVAGGDWPTLDLGEVDELISDTSAHLAKLRAARTQLACLVSGRTGETAAALDRTWMYDDRYGTRHTVTCPSWCTTDHTFEMKGRPHPADVHHQMYGAVASAEYTEAYEEYESWQVLCAHLAVSPDSTVSPAYRVPHVLVEVAADMYTRPMGPDQLAEFIETVAGQLDELRAMHPRLTAARAEWAARNDTTADAEAA, from the coding sequence ATGGCGTTCCAATTGTCCCAGGTAGACGACGAAACGCCCGGCCTGGACTTCGTGGCCGGCGGCGACTGGCCGACGCTCGACCTCGGAGAGGTCGACGAACTGATCAGCGACACGAGCGCGCACCTGGCGAAGCTCCGGGCCGCACGTACGCAGCTCGCGTGCCTGGTATCCGGGCGGACCGGCGAGACGGCCGCAGCGCTTGACCGCACCTGGATGTACGACGACAGATACGGCACCCGGCACACCGTCACCTGCCCGTCCTGGTGCACGACGGACCACACCTTTGAAATGAAGGGCAGGCCCCACCCGGCCGACGTACACCACCAGATGTACGGCGCTGTGGCCTCTGCCGAATACACCGAGGCCTACGAGGAGTACGAGTCCTGGCAGGTGCTCTGCGCACACCTCGCCGTAAGTCCGGACTCGACAGTCAGCCCGGCCTACCGAGTCCCGCACGTACTGGTCGAAGTAGCCGCCGACATGTACACCCGCCCGATGGGTCCGGACCAGCTGGCCGAGTTCATCGAAACGGTGGCCGGGCAGCTGGACGAGCTTCGCGCCATGCACCCTCGGCTCACCGCAGCCCGCGCCGAATGGGCCGCGCGGAACGACACGACGGCCGACGCCGAGGCCGCGTAA
- a CDS encoding DUF6507 family protein, whose product MTGWDIDPVGVRGVLETSGTHGKNLSEAGSAMQGNLDEAASAAGMITSQYGPYTSTVGVVGAALGEFLQQWSRDLLYIAERASKSLSGAAEATGHYVEGDLTLAANAQREAAKEPKVELPGVDSPAKGQ is encoded by the coding sequence GTGACGGGGTGGGACATAGACCCGGTCGGGGTGCGCGGTGTTCTGGAGACGTCGGGTACGCATGGGAAGAACCTGTCGGAGGCGGGTTCGGCGATGCAGGGCAACCTGGACGAGGCCGCCTCGGCGGCGGGGATGATCACCAGTCAGTACGGGCCCTACACCAGCACCGTTGGCGTGGTGGGCGCGGCGCTGGGGGAGTTTCTGCAGCAGTGGAGCCGTGACCTGCTCTATATCGCCGAGCGGGCGTCCAAGTCGCTGAGCGGGGCTGCGGAGGCCACCGGGCACTACGTCGAGGGCGACCTGACTCTGGCGGCCAACGCACAGCGTGAAGCGGCCAAGGAACCGAAGGTCGAGCTGCCTGGGGTCGATTCGCCGGCCAAGGGTCAGTGA
- a CDS encoding immunity 49 family protein translates to MVIHISRHDFPVDNVAEAMAPIVQSNDEALAELETSEFDRFDALDYSLTVAKWNCLTDPSGEEFSTWETWVTAMQVGSGLFISGAAAEGPVPCRIGGKGEIKNLPATGPQEYLHAGNWLTTYYLAVICRENERLDQLARVPVSFLRASGVEFDEYIYAWVETLQNAWFGRPETWNTLAAAIDGTDPEAPHIASAELMLKILYPPLEIFHRYQRQEPEPFNTALAEALTWHREYWTDNETRSKSSEGLVALAPLAVACMAFDADIPVDVESAYLPKHLLERSWVGEFPT, encoded by the coding sequence GTGGTCATCCATATTTCCCGTCACGACTTCCCCGTGGACAACGTGGCCGAAGCCATGGCGCCGATCGTCCAAAGCAACGACGAAGCACTTGCTGAACTCGAAACGTCAGAGTTCGATCGCTTCGATGCCTTGGACTATTCACTGACTGTCGCCAAATGGAACTGCCTGACGGATCCCTCGGGTGAGGAATTTTCGACGTGGGAGACCTGGGTCACCGCGATGCAGGTCGGATCGGGCCTGTTCATCTCTGGAGCGGCTGCGGAAGGCCCTGTCCCATGCCGTATCGGAGGAAAAGGTGAGATCAAGAACCTTCCGGCAACCGGCCCGCAGGAGTATCTGCACGCCGGCAACTGGCTCACCACGTACTACTTGGCGGTGATCTGCCGGGAGAACGAGCGTCTCGACCAACTCGCCCGTGTACCCGTCTCATTCCTGCGCGCATCAGGTGTGGAGTTCGACGAGTACATCTACGCCTGGGTGGAGACCCTGCAGAACGCCTGGTTCGGCCGCCCGGAAACCTGGAACACCCTGGCCGCCGCGATTGATGGGACGGACCCCGAAGCCCCCCACATCGCCAGTGCCGAACTGATGCTGAAAATCCTCTACCCGCCGCTGGAGATCTTCCACCGCTACCAGCGGCAGGAGCCGGAGCCGTTCAACACGGCTCTGGCGGAAGCACTCACCTGGCATCGCGAGTACTGGACCGACAACGAGACACGGTCAAAGAGCAGCGAAGGCCTGGTGGCTCTGGCCCCATTGGCCGTCGCCTGCATGGCGTTCGACGCGGACATCCCGGTCGACGTCGAATCCGCGTACCTGCCCAAGCACCTCCTCGAACGCTCCTGGGTGGGCGAGTTCCCGACGTGA
- a CDS encoding DUF6177 family protein yields MTKDVIALTPKMPDTRSLIAGLSAGGLDLGLTSTGDGGVLQLCTSVGRPLVSVESPLLVHIPGEAERLLGPDVSAPPPPYWWTETRASTSVPEAEALAESLCGRLTTLLGGTVWPRAAGTTRVVAIPQDQSADDAQEVVAPSAPTVPSVDVLTDSTAVVISDRPVLAFTTWLSEVLRTTSATSRALHLVTPPQARLTLPLRTALRGAPNRWVVQDPAGGYYDGLSGVPLAWQQGTFLPTGTTVADAFTRHTEPTPERQLTLTFRTLHAPTADLVLGRGLETAWRHLTGSAPLGWSTSEPVNLPWSPRQLTDLARDRSPAPTHLVAIGAADHPSIATLRTARTKASVAQDITLTLGYTSAADVPLDAVESLAAALVDEHGLVSMLTTLRAARADLTLTPRLEAPPIPVSFTLGARDVNAIGLTHARRPPLALRPRQLGTHRHPALHYLLGDGTEADAWTTLQDLTTHLKAASGVG; encoded by the coding sequence GTGACCAAAGACGTCATAGCCCTCACCCCGAAGATGCCGGACACCCGCTCCTTGATCGCCGGCCTCTCAGCAGGCGGCCTCGACCTGGGGCTGACCTCCACCGGTGACGGCGGCGTCCTTCAACTGTGCACAAGCGTTGGCCGTCCGCTGGTCTCCGTCGAGTCGCCGCTCCTGGTCCACATACCCGGCGAAGCGGAACGCCTCCTCGGCCCCGATGTGTCAGCGCCCCCGCCGCCGTACTGGTGGACCGAGACGCGCGCCTCGACCTCGGTACCCGAAGCAGAAGCTCTCGCTGAATCGTTGTGCGGACGCCTGACCACGCTGCTCGGCGGGACAGTGTGGCCACGCGCCGCAGGTACGACACGCGTGGTGGCCATCCCGCAGGACCAGTCGGCCGATGACGCACAGGAGGTCGTCGCCCCCTCCGCTCCCACCGTTCCCTCGGTCGACGTCCTGACCGACTCCACGGCGGTCGTCATCTCCGACCGCCCCGTCCTCGCCTTCACCACCTGGCTCTCCGAAGTACTCCGCACCACGAGCGCCACCAGCCGAGCCCTGCACCTGGTCACCCCGCCCCAAGCCCGGCTCACTCTCCCCCTGCGCACGGCGCTGCGGGGCGCCCCCAACCGGTGGGTGGTCCAGGACCCGGCCGGCGGTTACTACGACGGCCTGTCCGGTGTCCCCCTCGCCTGGCAGCAGGGCACATTTCTCCCGACCGGCACCACGGTCGCCGACGCGTTCACCCGCCACACCGAGCCCACCCCGGAACGCCAGCTGACCCTCACGTTCCGCACGCTCCACGCCCCCACCGCCGACCTGGTCCTCGGCCGCGGTCTGGAGACCGCCTGGCGCCATCTGACGGGCTCGGCGCCGTTGGGGTGGAGTACGTCGGAGCCGGTCAACCTGCCCTGGTCACCGCGCCAGTTGACGGATCTGGCCCGCGACCGGTCGCCTGCTCCGACTCATCTTGTCGCGATCGGCGCAGCGGATCATCCGTCCATCGCCACACTCCGCACAGCGCGTACGAAGGCCAGCGTCGCCCAGGACATCACGCTCACCCTCGGATACACCTCCGCTGCGGACGTCCCTCTGGACGCCGTCGAATCCCTTGCAGCCGCACTGGTCGACGAGCACGGCCTGGTGTCGATGCTCACCACGCTCCGAGCAGCCCGCGCGGACCTGACGCTGACCCCGCGTCTGGAGGCCCCGCCCATCCCGGTGTCCTTCACCCTCGGCGCCCGAGACGTCAACGCCATCGGCCTCACCCACGCCCGACGACCACCCCTCGCCCTGCGCCCGCGACAACTCGGCACGCACAGGCACCCCGCCCTGCACTACCTCCTGGGGGACGGAACCGAGGCCGACGCATGGACCACGCTCCAAGATCTCACCACCCACCTCAAGGCCGCTTCTGGAGTGGGGTGA
- a CDS encoding proline dehydrogenase produces MDAGLAALLGAAVGSLATLGSAMVTGRAAARSQLAQWRRQHRRDAYANYLGAVYDRDVALDAVRDALRADRPDLRDVDEKMERFAAQVRTVHRAAELVILEGPPSVVDALYGVVHAADDLAEVMRRMVRDAHAEDTSRKAANTALAAEREHLLYQAVKGLRAAAADILGNSRIRVY; encoded by the coding sequence ATGGACGCTGGACTGGCCGCACTGCTCGGCGCCGCCGTAGGCTCACTTGCCACCCTCGGCTCCGCGATGGTCACCGGGCGCGCGGCGGCGCGCTCGCAGCTCGCCCAGTGGCGCCGGCAGCACCGCCGGGACGCTTACGCGAACTACCTCGGCGCGGTGTACGACCGTGATGTCGCCCTGGACGCAGTGCGCGACGCGCTGCGGGCGGACCGGCCGGATCTGCGGGACGTCGACGAGAAGATGGAGCGCTTCGCAGCCCAGGTCCGCACCGTCCACCGAGCCGCTGAGCTCGTCATCCTCGAGGGTCCGCCTTCCGTGGTGGATGCGCTGTACGGTGTGGTCCACGCGGCGGACGACCTCGCCGAGGTCATGCGACGGATGGTGCGTGATGCCCACGCGGAAGACACCTCCCGCAAGGCCGCGAACACTGCGCTCGCCGCCGAGCGGGAGCACCTGCTGTACCAGGCCGTGAAGGGCCTCCGAGCAGCGGCCGCCGACATCCTCGGCAATAGCCGGATACGCGTCTACTAG
- a CDS encoding winged helix-turn-helix domain-containing protein yields the protein MRIQAAELFAQQVKPPEVARQLRVSLKSAYQWQQLWRRGGVDELLSRGPGGGRCRLSPRCLEMLAGYLEQGPAAHGWTEDQVWTAARVATLIGRKFHISYSVSGATRLMHRLGFSPQVPARRVAERDEQAVTAWKEATWTEVKEPGRPVGATSASRTRQASPAGRPGDAPGAGAATPRS from the coding sequence GTGCGGATACAGGCGGCGGAGCTGTTCGCTCAGCAGGTCAAGCCGCCCGAGGTAGCCCGGCAGCTGCGTGTGAGTCTGAAGTCGGCTTATCAGTGGCAGCAGTTGTGGCGGCGAGGCGGTGTCGACGAGCTGCTTTCGCGAGGACCGGGTGGGGGCCGGTGTCGCCTGTCGCCGCGTTGTCTGGAGATGCTCGCCGGATATCTGGAGCAGGGTCCGGCCGCGCATGGCTGGACGGAGGATCAGGTGTGGACCGCGGCGAGGGTGGCCACGCTGATCGGCAGGAAGTTTCACATTTCCTACAGCGTCTCGGGTGCCACGCGGCTGATGCACCGGCTCGGCTTCAGCCCGCAGGTCCCCGCACGGCGGGTCGCCGAACGCGACGAGCAGGCCGTCACCGCGTGGAAGGAGGCGACCTGGACGGAGGTAAAAGAGCCCGGGCGGCCTGTGGGGGCTACATCTGCTTCGAGGACGAGGCAGGCTTCACCCGCCGGCCGCCCAGGGGACGCACCTGGGGCCGGCGCGGCCACACCCCGGTCGTGA
- a CDS encoding transposase encodes MCFEDEAGFTRRPPRGRTWGRRGHTPVVTVSGRRSGRLSVAGLIAMRPGFRTRLCHRLRTHRAGKGKRRSMGERDFIALIDGVHQLVKAPIVLVWDRLNTHVSRAMRELIAEREWLTVFLLPAYSPDLNPVEWVWAHVKRSLANLAVVALDRLEALVRNRLKRLQYRSGILDGFIAGTGLALDDPHSP; translated from the coding sequence ATCTGCTTCGAGGACGAGGCAGGCTTCACCCGCCGGCCGCCCAGGGGACGCACCTGGGGCCGGCGCGGCCACACCCCGGTCGTGACCGTCAGCGGCCGCCGCTCGGGACGGCTGTCCGTGGCCGGGCTGATCGCCATGCGGCCCGGCTTCCGCACCCGGCTGTGCCATCGCCTGCGCACCCACCGCGCGGGCAAGGGCAAGCGCCGCAGCATGGGCGAGCGCGACTTCATCGCGCTGATCGACGGCGTCCACCAGCTCGTCAAGGCGCCGATCGTGCTGGTGTGGGACCGGCTGAACACCCACGTCTCCCGCGCCATGCGTGAGCTGATCGCCGAGCGTGAGTGGCTGACGGTGTTCCTGCTGCCCGCGTACTCTCCCGACCTCAACCCCGTGGAGTGGGTGTGGGCGCACGTCAAGCGCAGCCTGGCCAACCTCGCGGTCGTCGCCTTGGACCGACTCGAAGCCCTCGTACGCAACCGGCTCAAGCGCCTTCAGTACCGGTCCGGCATCCTCGACGGCTTCATAGCAGGCACCGGCCTGGCCCTCGACGATCCACATTCACCCTGA
- a CDS encoding ATP-binding protein, with product MSRLFEESPYAFTVPPLVEAVPAARDRIVSRARRLGLALNEELAQDLKLLTGELVANSVMHTRAACVVSVRWTGQRLRVEVTDVDPTTVRLSQARSADENGRGLFLVSALATEWGSHPCAAGKKTWFELTVPTSVEDTKTGMPSHDEAPADRAVFNRAVDTHSAVTEPAPIASACTRVEDQAA from the coding sequence ATGTCGCGCCTGTTCGAAGAATCGCCCTACGCCTTTACCGTCCCGCCCCTGGTTGAGGCGGTGCCGGCTGCACGAGACAGAATTGTGAGCCGTGCAAGGCGGCTCGGGCTGGCCCTGAACGAGGAGCTGGCCCAAGACTTGAAGTTGCTCACCGGAGAACTGGTCGCGAACTCGGTCATGCACACGCGGGCCGCGTGCGTTGTGTCCGTACGGTGGACCGGACAGCGGCTCCGCGTGGAAGTCACCGACGTCGACCCCACTACGGTGCGTCTGTCTCAAGCTCGGTCCGCGGACGAGAATGGGCGCGGTCTCTTCCTCGTCTCAGCGTTGGCAACGGAGTGGGGATCACACCCCTGTGCGGCGGGGAAGAAGACCTGGTTCGAGCTGACGGTTCCCACGTCCGTGGAGGACACCAAAACCGGGATGCCCTCACACGATGAAGCACCTGCTGACCGCGCGGTCTTCAACCGCGCGGTAGACACCCACTCCGCCGTAACAGAACCCGCGCCAATCGCCAGTGCATGTACACGAGTCGAGGACCAAGCGGCTTGA
- a CDS encoding non-canonical purine NTP pyrophosphatase — MPGITVAMCTGNGGKYRTAQEHLAPWGVEVEQVALELDEIQTTSVAKIAEHKARQAYAALGQPLFVEDSGFYIEELGGWPGPMVKQALEAFGPAGFTHLADLTEKRTCRFASAAVYADADGELHTFADDTREPGTIAMAPDRGHGSRSWSDLWSIFVPKGATATLAALPEAEQNRVFAEWGKRSVVAALGKWLAQSQRHY, encoded by the coding sequence ATGCCGGGTATCACGGTTGCGATGTGCACAGGGAATGGCGGGAAGTATCGTACAGCCCAAGAGCATCTTGCGCCTTGGGGTGTTGAAGTGGAACAGGTGGCTTTGGAGCTGGATGAGATCCAGACCACGTCAGTTGCGAAAATCGCGGAGCACAAGGCCCGGCAGGCTTACGCGGCTCTCGGACAGCCGTTGTTCGTCGAGGATTCAGGCTTCTATATTGAGGAGCTCGGTGGTTGGCCGGGACCGATGGTGAAACAGGCTCTGGAGGCTTTCGGCCCCGCCGGATTCACCCATCTCGCGGACCTCACTGAGAAGCGGACCTGCCGTTTCGCGAGTGCCGCGGTCTACGCGGACGCCGACGGCGAGTTGCACACCTTCGCGGACGACACCCGCGAGCCGGGAACGATCGCGATGGCACCAGATCGTGGGCACGGTTCACGATCCTGGTCCGATCTGTGGTCAATCTTCGTGCCGAAAGGAGCCACCGCGACACTGGCCGCTTTGCCGGAGGCTGAGCAGAACCGCGTGTTCGCCGAGTGGGGAAAGCGCTCGGTCGTCGCAGCCCTGGGCAAGTGGCTGGCACAGTCACAGCGGCATTACTGA
- a CDS encoding phosphotransferase: MPIVITPRPPYHSTAARPQWNDLPQRVRELIARRLGGSVAARPSAGSGFTQGFASVITGTGGTQFVKAVNSADSAHIADCYRREAKVNRALPQAVPAPRHRWSEELDGWVILGFDAVESGRMPSSPWRTHELATSLDAYATAAEALSTPPAAFQQVGLKPLGEDGDFDDWRLLAAGTTSATVLPTWVPTGRLDTLAELESRWRQAVAGDAVLHHDLRQDNILVDANGSAWICDWNWPCLGASWFDLVLLLATAHADGHDATTVFRKHPTARGVDSDQLDAALAALSGFFLVSGAQPPADWSPHLRQHQTWCGEVTLRWLAARRKWLL; this comes from the coding sequence ATGCCGATCGTCATCACCCCGAGGCCGCCGTACCACTCCACTGCCGCACGCCCCCAGTGGAACGACCTGCCCCAGCGTGTCCGCGAACTCATCGCCCGACGACTCGGGGGCAGCGTGGCCGCCCGACCGAGTGCCGGAAGCGGCTTCACCCAAGGCTTCGCCAGCGTGATCACCGGAACAGGCGGCACCCAGTTCGTCAAAGCCGTCAACAGCGCAGACTCTGCACACATCGCCGACTGCTACCGGCGAGAAGCCAAGGTCAACCGGGCCCTGCCCCAGGCGGTACCAGCGCCTCGACACCGGTGGAGTGAGGAACTGGATGGATGGGTGATCCTCGGGTTCGACGCCGTTGAAAGCGGCCGTATGCCCAGCTCGCCGTGGAGGACCCACGAGCTCGCAACCAGCCTCGACGCATACGCGACCGCAGCCGAGGCACTGTCCACACCACCCGCTGCATTCCAGCAGGTCGGCCTGAAACCACTCGGCGAAGATGGTGACTTCGACGACTGGCGGCTGCTTGCCGCCGGCACCACAAGCGCCACAGTCCTCCCCACATGGGTCCCGACAGGCCGACTGGACACCCTGGCCGAGCTGGAATCCCGGTGGCGGCAGGCCGTCGCTGGCGACGCAGTCCTCCACCACGACCTCCGCCAAGACAATATCCTCGTCGACGCCAATGGCAGTGCGTGGATCTGCGACTGGAACTGGCCTTGCCTTGGCGCTAGTTGGTTCGACCTCGTACTCCTCCTGGCCACAGCACACGCTGATGGCCACGACGCCACCACTGTGTTCAGGAAACACCCCACAGCTCGCGGAGTCGACAGCGATCAACTCGATGCCGCTCTGGCCGCGCTCTCGGGCTTCTTCCTGGTCTCCGGCGCACAACCCCCAGCCGATTGGTCGCCGCACCTGCGTCAGCACCAAACATGGTGCGGAGAGGTCACGCTGCGATGGCTGGCGGCCCGGCGCAAGTGGCTGCTATGA
- the aspS gene encoding aspartate--tRNA(Asn) ligase, translating into MIHMTSRVLVSGLREHVGQTVSVSGWVNTLRLQRKMQFVVVRDHTGMVQVTHKRGGEGDEVETALEGLTPESAVRITGRVVDNPIVKLGGLEIIPESVEVLNRAETPLPIDEQTGLEHRLDWRFLDVRRRPQAQLLFAVQTTLEQGMREYAYRQGCTEMHTPKLMGTASESGAEVFKLGYFDRSAYLAQSPQFFKQMAISAGVDKVFEIGPVFRAEPSFTSRHATEFTGVDVELAWINGVEDVMAFEEQMLAHAIAKVADAHGEAIQETFGVEVTVPTTPFPRITMAETQEILRAKGWDPAGVKEDLDPEGERGIASYIKEQTGHEWVFVTHYPTSIRPFYHMRPTDDPGVTLSFDLLWKGLEVTTGAQREHRYDVLLKQAAEKGMSTEPMQDYLNAFRYGCPPHGGLGMGLGRVLMVMLGLDSIREATFLFRGPNRLTP; encoded by the coding sequence ATGATCCACATGACTAGCCGTGTACTGGTGTCTGGCCTGCGAGAACATGTCGGGCAGACCGTTTCTGTGTCGGGCTGGGTGAACACGCTCCGCCTGCAACGCAAGATGCAGTTCGTCGTCGTGCGCGACCACACCGGCATGGTGCAGGTCACTCACAAACGCGGCGGCGAAGGCGACGAGGTTGAGACCGCGCTGGAGGGGCTGACGCCGGAATCCGCAGTCCGGATCACCGGTCGCGTGGTCGACAACCCGATCGTGAAGCTCGGTGGCCTGGAGATCATCCCCGAATCGGTCGAGGTGCTGAACCGGGCAGAGACTCCACTTCCCATCGACGAGCAGACCGGACTCGAACACCGCCTGGACTGGCGGTTCCTCGACGTGCGGCGCCGGCCCCAGGCGCAGCTGCTTTTCGCTGTACAGACCACACTCGAGCAAGGGATGCGCGAGTACGCCTATCGGCAGGGGTGCACGGAGATGCACACTCCGAAGCTGATGGGCACCGCCTCGGAGTCAGGCGCTGAGGTGTTCAAGCTCGGCTACTTCGACCGCTCCGCCTACCTGGCTCAGTCGCCGCAGTTCTTCAAGCAGATGGCGATCTCGGCGGGTGTCGACAAGGTCTTCGAGATCGGGCCCGTCTTCCGCGCTGAGCCGTCCTTCACCTCCCGGCACGCCACGGAATTCACTGGTGTGGACGTGGAGTTGGCGTGGATCAACGGAGTCGAGGACGTGATGGCCTTCGAGGAGCAGATGCTCGCGCATGCCATCGCCAAAGTCGCCGATGCACACGGTGAGGCGATCCAGGAGACGTTCGGTGTCGAAGTGACGGTACCGACGACGCCGTTCCCGCGGATCACGATGGCCGAGACGCAGGAGATCCTGCGGGCCAAGGGCTGGGACCCGGCCGGCGTGAAAGAGGACCTGGACCCAGAGGGCGAGCGTGGGATCGCCTCGTACATCAAGGAACAGACAGGGCATGAGTGGGTGTTCGTCACCCACTATCCGACGAGCATCCGGCCCTTCTACCACATGCGGCCGACGGACGACCCGGGTGTGACGCTCAGCTTCGACCTGCTGTGGAAGGGGCTGGAGGTCACCACCGGTGCGCAGCGTGAGCACCGCTACGACGTGCTCTTGAAGCAGGCTGCGGAGAAGGGGATGAGCACCGAGCCGATGCAGGACTACCTGAACGCCTTCCGGTACGGATGCCCGCCGCACGGCGGTCTGGGCATGGGGCTCGGGCGGGTCCTGATGGTGATGCTCGGCCTCGACTCGATTCGGGAGGCCACGTTCCTGTTCCGTGGCCCGAACCGGCTCACCCCGTAG
- a CDS encoding radical SAM protein — protein MGQHGGAVNTVTHPESPPARARQQFRSALISTSGHCKIACGFCFRADRAHGFLGIATYTRALSRLKETGVEAICLTGGEPAHHPELRQLVRLAHQFGIPVSIVTSARDPDDVDRLADIARLLANVTVSADSAGAMELGRTTRSVASAITTLEQVPTAERVLHLTYWKLTAQECHDVYERVHKSGVQIQLSPVALDDSARQRVGFTFYNYLAQQREDADLLGRYFQLTPRFQEYLTALRAMHLYPERRPSCASATLYVSASGEIRLCPYGKTGVSVRAPRAEISRFLHAEPQDRTTPECAAICRADDTP, from the coding sequence ATGGGACAGCACGGGGGTGCAGTGAACACCGTCACCCACCCCGAGAGCCCACCCGCACGAGCCCGGCAGCAGTTCCGTTCCGCGCTCATCAGCACCTCCGGCCACTGCAAGATCGCCTGCGGATTCTGCTTCCGAGCCGACCGGGCCCACGGCTTCCTCGGCATCGCCACCTACACCCGGGCACTGTCCCGGCTGAAGGAGACCGGCGTCGAGGCGATCTGCCTGACCGGCGGCGAACCCGCGCACCACCCCGAACTACGCCAGCTCGTACGGCTCGCTCACCAGTTCGGGATTCCCGTGTCGATCGTCACCTCGGCCCGAGACCCCGACGACGTCGACCGGTTGGCCGACATCGCGCGCCTGCTCGCGAACGTCACCGTGTCCGCCGACTCGGCTGGTGCCATGGAACTCGGGCGCACCACCCGGTCCGTGGCGTCGGCGATCACGACGCTCGAGCAGGTCCCCACGGCAGAGAGAGTTCTCCACCTCACGTACTGGAAACTCACAGCCCAGGAGTGCCACGACGTCTACGAGCGCGTCCACAAGTCAGGAGTCCAGATCCAGCTCAGCCCGGTGGCACTCGACGACTCGGCACGACAGCGCGTCGGCTTCACCTTCTACAACTACCTGGCCCAGCAGCGGGAGGACGCCGACCTTCTCGGACGCTACTTCCAGCTCACCCCGCGGTTCCAGGAGTACCTCACCGCCCTGCGAGCCATGCATCTGTACCCCGAGCGACGGCCCTCCTGCGCGTCCGCGACGCTGTACGTGTCCGCAAGCGGCGAGATCCGCCTCTGCCCCTACGGCAAAACGGGGGTGAGCGTCCGCGCGCCCCGCGCGGAGATCAGTCGCTTTCTCCACGCCGAACCGCAGGACCGGACCACCCCAGAGTGCGCGGCCATCTGCCGCGCCGACGACACCCCGTGA